A window of Lacibacter sediminis contains these coding sequences:
- a CDS encoding DinB family protein: MQEQLKFLKNEYIQIISKADTSAQPKWGKMNFQQMVEHVAAFFKVSTHKLKFDLVSPPEHMPKLKEFLMSDKQFRENTKAPTSIIGEEPFPVHFTSPEEAVAKLEKEVSHFFHFYETNPTATAVHPVFGELNFEEWVRLHYKHVTHHLRQFGLMS, encoded by the coding sequence ATGCAGGAACAACTGAAGTTTCTCAAAAACGAATACATACAGATCATCAGTAAAGCAGATACTTCGGCACAACCCAAATGGGGCAAAATGAATTTTCAGCAAATGGTTGAACATGTGGCTGCGTTCTTTAAAGTATCAACACATAAACTAAAATTCGATCTTGTTTCGCCACCTGAACACATGCCCAAGCTCAAAGAATTTTTAATGAGCGATAAGCAGTTCAGAGAAAATACAAAAGCTCCTACGAGTATTATCGGTGAAGAACCGTTTCCTGTTCATTTTACATCTCCTGAAGAAGCAGTAGCCAAACTGGAAAAAGAAGTAAGCCATTTCTTTCATTTTTATGAAACGAATCCCACAGCTACTGCCGTGCATCCTGTATTTGGCGAACTGAATTTTGAAGAATGGGTACGCCTGCATTACAAACATGTGACCCATCACTTGCGCCAGTTTGGTTTGATGAGTTAA
- the paaZ gene encoding phenylacetic acid degradation bifunctional protein PaaZ, whose protein sequence is MNKLGNYITGHWINGEGDGQLLYNAVTGETIGSASTKGLDFKSILEYGRTVGNPALRKMTFHERGNMLKALALHLRNHLNKFYAVSYQSGATKADSWVDIEGGIGNLFANASLRRKFPDEVFCIDGESHNLSKNNTFMGTHILVPKEGVAVHINAFNFPVWGMLEKIAVNLLAGVPAIVKPATVTSYLTEAVVKEIIASNILPEGSLQLICGSAGDLLDHVTSQDVVTFTGSASTGLMLKSNPNILRENVPFNMEADSLNCIVLGDDVHPDMPEWDIFIKEVRKEMTLKAGQRCTGIRRIFVPENKMEDLWKAIATSLAQTIIGNPLNEKVRMGSLAGETQRKEVREQVQKLLASSQIVYGSLDSVDVVDADANKGAFLSPILLKNDSPWTSAQVHEVEAFGPVSTIMPYKTMDEAIALSKLGKGSLCSSIVTADHKTARQYVIGAATHHGRILVLNNECAKESTGHGSPLPLLVHGGPGRAGGGEEMGGLRGVKHYLQRTAIQGSPTTITAITNVYQPNAKGKDPGKHPFKKYFEELQIGDQIITEKRVITSEDIDRFADLSGDHFYAHIKTTDFTGTMFEQQVAHGYFIMSIAAGLFVDSYEINPVLLNYGIDELRFTKPVYPGAEVYIRFTCKEKLPNDKRIVEKPEDFKRGDDIEKGIVKWLVEFFDETNEITGVATILTMVKKLKQ, encoded by the coding sequence ATGAATAAGCTCGGCAATTATATTACCGGTCATTGGATCAATGGCGAAGGTGATGGACAATTATTATATAATGCAGTAACCGGTGAAACGATCGGTTCAGCTTCCACCAAAGGATTAGATTTTAAATCGATACTCGAATACGGACGTACAGTGGGTAATCCTGCTTTACGTAAAATGACGTTTCATGAACGAGGCAACATGCTAAAAGCATTAGCCCTTCATTTACGCAATCACCTCAATAAATTTTATGCTGTTTCCTATCAAAGTGGTGCTACCAAAGCCGATAGCTGGGTAGATATTGAGGGCGGTATTGGTAATCTGTTCGCCAATGCATCGCTTCGCCGCAAGTTTCCCGATGAAGTTTTTTGTATTGATGGTGAAAGTCATAACCTCAGCAAGAACAATACATTCATGGGCACTCACATTCTTGTGCCGAAAGAAGGTGTGGCGGTTCATATCAATGCATTTAACTTTCCGGTGTGGGGAATGCTTGAAAAAATTGCTGTGAATTTATTAGCAGGTGTTCCGGCTATTGTAAAACCTGCTACTGTTACTTCTTACTTAACAGAAGCCGTGGTAAAAGAAATCATCGCTTCAAACATTTTACCGGAAGGTTCCTTGCAATTGATCTGCGGCAGTGCAGGTGATTTATTAGATCATGTAACCAGCCAGGATGTGGTAACATTTACTGGAAGTGCATCAACCGGGTTGATGTTGAAATCAAATCCAAACATATTGCGTGAAAATGTTCCATTCAATATGGAAGCAGATTCACTCAATTGTATTGTGTTGGGCGATGATGTGCATCCCGACATGCCTGAGTGGGATATTTTTATAAAGGAAGTGCGCAAAGAAATGACCTTGAAAGCAGGGCAACGTTGTACTGGCATCAGAAGAATATTTGTACCGGAGAATAAAATGGAAGACCTGTGGAAAGCAATAGCAACTTCATTGGCACAAACAATCATTGGCAATCCATTGAATGAAAAAGTAAGAATGGGTTCGCTTGCAGGCGAAACACAACGCAAAGAAGTAAGAGAACAGGTGCAGAAATTATTAGCGTCCTCTCAAATTGTGTACGGCAGTTTAGATAGTGTTGATGTGGTTGATGCAGATGCAAACAAAGGTGCTTTTCTTTCACCCATCTTATTGAAGAATGACTCGCCTTGGACTTCAGCACAGGTGCATGAAGTGGAAGCATTTGGTCCGGTGAGCACTATTATGCCGTACAAAACAATGGATGAAGCAATTGCCTTAAGCAAATTGGGAAAGGGTAGTTTGTGTTCTTCGATTGTAACTGCCGATCATAAAACTGCAAGGCAATATGTAATTGGTGCAGCAACGCATCACGGTCGTATACTTGTATTGAACAATGAGTGTGCGAAAGAAAGTACCGGTCATGGTTCACCGTTACCATTGTTGGTGCATGGTGGCCCGGGTCGTGCCGGCGGTGGCGAAGAGATGGGTGGCTTGCGTGGAGTAAAACATTACTTGCAGCGTACGGCTATTCAAGGATCGCCTACAACCATTACAGCTATTACGAATGTGTATCAACCAAATGCCAAAGGGAAAGATCCCGGCAAGCATCCGTTTAAAAAGTATTTCGAAGAATTACAGATAGGTGATCAGATCATCACAGAAAAAAGAGTGATCACGAGTGAAGATATTGACCGCTTTGCTGATTTGAGTGGCGATCATTTCTATGCACACATTAAAACAACTGATTTCACCGGCACCATGTTTGAACAGCAGGTGGCGCATGGTTATTTCATCATGAGTATTGCAGCCGGGTTGTTTGTAGACAGTTATGAAATAAACCCTGTGTTGCTCAACTATGGTATTGATGAATTGCGTTTCACCAAACCGGTTTATCCCGGCGCCGAAGTGTATATCCGGTTTACCTGTAAAGAAAAATTACCAAACGATAAACGTATTGTTGAAAAGCCCGAAGACTTTAAAAGGGGCGATGACATTGAAAAAGGTATCGTAAAATGGTTAGTCGAGTTTTTTGATGAAACGAATGAAATAACCGGTGTTGCTACAATTTTAACAATGGTAAAAAAATTAAAGCAGTAG
- a CDS encoding enoyl-CoA hydratase/isomerase family protein: MVTQISEAYVKKELHKGIATVEFHHPQSNSLPGSLLSELAHTISHLAHDPNVLVIILKSSGEKAFCAGASFDELVAIKNEAEGLKFFSGFAHVINAMRKCPKLIIGRIHGKCVGGGVGLAAAVDYAIAVEGSDIKLSELAIGIGPFVVGPAVERKTGTSAFSQLAIDASSWRNADWAKRKGLFSELHPTIEDMDESISKLANTLSHSSPEAMHEMKKIFWKGTEHWDELLIERAKISGRLVLSEFTKNAIARFKAKS; encoded by the coding sequence ATGGTAACGCAGATCAGCGAAGCATACGTAAAAAAGGAATTGCACAAAGGAATTGCAACTGTTGAGTTTCATCATCCGCAAAGCAATTCGTTACCCGGCAGTTTATTAAGTGAGTTGGCACATACCATTTCGCACCTGGCGCATGACCCGAACGTATTAGTGATCATCTTAAAATCATCAGGTGAAAAAGCATTCTGTGCAGGTGCAAGTTTCGATGAGCTGGTTGCAATAAAAAATGAAGCAGAAGGATTAAAATTCTTTAGTGGCTTTGCGCATGTGATCAATGCGATGCGTAAATGCCCTAAACTGATCATTGGCCGTATTCATGGCAAATGTGTTGGCGGTGGTGTTGGTTTAGCTGCCGCTGTTGATTATGCAATTGCAGTGGAAGGATCGGATATAAAATTGAGTGAGCTGGCCATTGGTATTGGTCCGTTTGTGGTAGGTCCCGCAGTAGAACGCAAGACCGGCACTTCAGCATTTTCGCAACTGGCAATTGATGCTTCAAGCTGGCGTAATGCCGATTGGGCAAAACGAAAGGGTTTATTTTCTGAACTGCATCCTACCATTGAAGACATGGATGAGTCGATCTCAAAACTTGCAAATACATTATCGCACTCTTCACCTGAAGCTATGCATGAAATGAAAAAAATATTCTGGAAAGGAACAGAGCATTGGGATGAATTATTGATCGAACGTGCAAAGATCAGCGGCAGGTTAGTGTTGAGTGAGTTCACCAAAAATGCAATTGCAAGATTTAAAGCGAAGAGTTGA